In the genome of Pempheris klunzingeri isolate RE-2024b chromosome 11, fPemKlu1.hap1, whole genome shotgun sequence, one region contains:
- the angptl7 gene encoding angiopoietin-related protein 7, whose amino-acid sequence MAKVNLSLMALGVTLLLLAETWAQNPKKRLAPPKPPKAQCCDEVRALKVQVANLTSLLEELSRKQESDLMTVVRQVMELDKHNRQQEARVTEAESKYSEINNRVEIMQLQTLQSATQTSSDAIYDCASLYSKNYKISGEYKLPKDEFLGTPELNVFCDMETNGGGWTLIQRRKVGLTSFNRDWKQYKSGFGSIRGDFWLGNDHIYRLTRQPSMLRIEMEDWEGQTRYAEYGFFTVGNELNSYKLLLANYSGNAGDSLRYHNNTNFSTLNKDNDKCVDDCASLRKGGYWYNCCTDSNLNGVFYRYGEHTKNSGDGITWYGWHGSNYSLKKVEMKVRPVNFQP is encoded by the exons ATGGCAAAGGTAAATTTAAGCCTGATGGCTTTGGGGGTCACACTGCTCCTGTTGGCAGAGACATGGGCGCAGAATCCCAAGAAGAGACTGGCACCTCCAAAGCCTCCCAAGGCTCAGTGCTGCGATGAGGTGCGCGCTCTTAAGGTTCAGGTGGCCAATCTGACCAGTCTCCTCGAGGAGCTGAGTCGCAAGCAGGAGTCAGACCTAATGACTGTTGTTAGGCAAGTAATGGAGCTGGACAAGCACAACCGGCAGCAAGAAGCCCGGGTCACGGAGGCAGAGAGCAAGTACTCTGAGATCAACAACCGTGTGGAGATCATGCAGCTACAAACCCTGCAGTCTGCTACTCAGACTTCATCAG atgccATATATGACTGTGCGTCCCTCTACAGCAAGAACTACAAAATCTCCGGCGAGTACAAACTCCCTAAAGATGAATTCCTGGGCACACCTGAGCTGAAC GTTTTCTGCGATATGGAGACAAATGGAGGAGGTTGGACACTGATCCAAAGACGCAAGGTGGGCCTGACATCATTCAACCGTGACTGGAAGCAGTACAAAAGTGGATTTGGATCCATCCGTGGGGACTTCTGGCTGGGCAATGACCACATCTACCGCCTAACAAGGCAGCCCAGTATGCTCAGGATTGAGATGGAG GACTGGGAAGGACAGACACGCTATGCTGAGTACGGCTTTTTCACTGTGGGTAATGAGCTCAATAGCTACAAGCTCCTCCTTGCCAACTACAGTGGGAACGCTGGAGATTCCCTGCGCTACCACAACAACACCAACTTCAGCACCTTAAACAAGGacaatgacaaatgtgtggatgACTGTGCCTCTCTGCGGAAAG GTGGTTACTGGTACAACTGCTGCACTGACTCAAACTTGAATGGCGTTTTTTACCGCTATGGCGAGCACACAAAGAACTCTGGGGATGGGATCACTTGGTATGGCTGGCATGGGTCCAACTATTCCCTCAAGAAAGTGGAGATGAAGGTTCGGCCAGTGAATTTTCAACCAtaa